In Lodderomyces elongisporus chromosome 1, complete sequence, a genomic segment contains:
- the TRM1 gene encoding RNA methyltransferase tRNA(m5U54)methyltransferase (BUSCO:EOG09261H5E), which yields MDSDSASATPTNAQTQSVGSPNESNFNYTTEGKATILTPKKDEVFYNPIQQFNRDISTMSIIAYDQMRIEAINSKEKSASYKKRKLQGLTILESLAASGLRSCRYGLEIPRVHKIVANDMSAEAVTSIERNIEHNSLSGKVVANHGDAIKFMASTGQKFHIIDLDPYGTASPFIDSALQCVEDDGMLLVTCTDAAVLAGSGYPEKCFALYGGNNFGNSYINSESNHEVGIRLMLSSIAATAAKYKKAIEPMLSLSIDYYFRVWVRVKNSPIKVKNLASETMMAYGCHGCGNKHVQPFGLKKDGKFIYPKLASGLNDHCRYCDGTYTVAGPMYAGPLHNVDFIDRILDINHKADKDVYGTTERIKGMLTLAKSELPDVPFFENLNKVGALFKSAPISIDEYARAVGNLGYDVSLTHAKKNCIKSNIPWNLNLEIFKQWNKKQNEAYLETMEKRVEEGKELSEKLQVKVDKLKQDIYYSPNLNDKSPGANILKNDLVGNKSDGVEAVVIDFDTENEASKKVAKLRRVKMVRFQENPTKNWGPMARAK from the coding sequence ATGGACCTGGACCTGGCGCTGGCGACACCCACAAATGCGCAAACGCAGTCAGTTGGTTCCCCCAATGAGTCCAATTTCAACTATACAACAGAAGGTAAAGCTACAATTTTAACAcccaaaaaagatgaagttTTCTATAATCCAATCCAGCAGTTCAACAGAGACATATCGACAATGTCCATTATAGCCTACGATCAAATGCGTATAGAAGCGATTAATTCGAAAGAAAAATCTGCCTCGTATAAGAAACGCAAATTACAAGGATTGACCATTCTTGAGTCTCTTGCGGCTTCGGGTCTTCGCTCTTGTCGATATGGGTTGGAGATTCCCCGCGTGCACAAAATAGTAGCCAATGACATGTCTGCCGAAGCAGTAACATCTATCGAGCGTAACATTGAGCACAATAGTTTATCAGGTAAAGTTGTTGCTAATCATGGTGACGCGATCAAATTTATGGCTTCGACGGGACAAAAATTTCACATTATTGATTTGGATCCGTATGGTACAGCATCGCCGTTTATTGATTCTGCATTACAATGTGTGGAAGATGATGGAATGTTGCTTGTAACGTGTACAGATGCTGCTGTTCTTGCAGGGAGCGGATACCCTGAAAAGTGCTTTGCACTTTACGGCGGGAATAATTTTGGAAATTCATATATTAATAGCGAGTCGAACCATGAAGTAGGAATCAGGCTTATGCTTTCGTCGATTGCCGCAACAGCTGCAAAGTATAAAAAGGCTATTGAACCGatgttgagtttgagtaTTGATTACTATTTCCGTGTTTGGGTGCGTGTTAAGAATTCTCCGATTAAAGTGAAAAACTTGGCTTCTGAAACAATGATGGCTTATGGATGTCATGGATGCGGGAACAAACATGTCCAGCCATTTGGTCTCAAAAAAGACGGTAAATTTATTTATCCCAAATTGGCATCTGGTCTCAACGACCATTGTAGGTATTGTGATGGGACGTACACCGTTGCCGGCCCAATGTATGCGGGCCCTTTACATAACGTTGACTTTATTGATCGAATACTTGATATCAATCACAAAGCTGACAAGGATGTCTATGGAACCACAGAGAGGATCAAGGGTATGCTCACATTAGCTAAAAGTGAACTTCCTGATGTTccattttttgaaaacttgAACAAAGTCGGTGCTCTTTTCAAATCGGCGCCAATATCTATTGACGAATATGCCAGAGCCGTGGGTAATTTGGGATACGATGTCAGTCTAACCCATGCAAAGAAGAATTGTATCAAGAGTAATATTCCTTGGAACCTCAATTTGGAAATATTCAAGCAATGGAATAAAAAGCAGAATGAGGCATATCTTGAGACTATGGAGAAAAGAGTTGAAGAAGGCAAGGAGCTTTCCGAGAAACTCCAAGTCAAGGTTGACAAATTGAAACAGGATATATACTATAGTCCAAACTTGAATGACAAGTCTCCGGGCGCCAATATCTTGAAAAACGATTTGGTAGGAAACAAACTGGATGGAGTTGAGGCGGTGgtgattgattttgataCTGAAAACGAAGCTAGTAAGAAAGTAGCAAAGTTGAGAAGAGTTAAAATGGTTAGGTTTCAAGAAAACCCAACCAAGAATTGGGGACCCATGGCAAGAGCAAAGTAG
- the CCE1 gene encoding cruciform cutting endonuclease, with translation MIVNQHKETLKRLSSKVINNLYLLSGAPNPRAVNKVSKIESFLSQYHLYAIQFQNLHKQNTLGIDVGFKNFSYCKTTGKEFPLEITKWEKLQLYQKFGTDYQNILQENSILDKQRYNCHIANKLVSYLNLESCNVKIMEVQRTRSGGNSATLPIVQDNRDLERAIFGKVYPGILFPVEVNKMINYWVYAHVNQESKKKLTQYRKKWRAELVLSWYGKLYTLPGFKEQHLTKKGLLEFLDLDAREKIDDLIDSLLYNLYINSTFSNLKEFGKCLHEGNNDLTGVVEKRLRFHRDLLQPIYDKYELKWKDVN, from the coding sequence ATGATTGTTAACCAACACAAGGAAACCCTTAAACGACTAAGTTCAAAAGTCATTAATAACCTTTACTTACTAAGCGGAGCTCCCAATCCACGTGCAGTTAACAAAGTTTCCAAAATTGAGTCCTTTTTGTCCCAATACCACTTGTATGCTatacaatttcaaaatttgcataaacaaaacacacTTGGCATTGATGTTGGGTTCAAGAATTTTTCTTATTGCAAAACTACCGGCAAAGAGTTTCCACTAGAAATCACCAAATGGGAGAAATTACAACTTTACCAAAAGTTTGGTACTGATTACCAAAATATACTCCAGGAGAATTCCATACTTGATAAACAACGATACAACTGTCATATTGCAAACAAATTAGTTTCATATTTAAACCTTGAATCATGCAATGTGAAAATCATGGAGGTGCAAAGAACAAGGTCTGGAGGGAACCTGGCAACACTTCCCATTGTGCAAGATAACCGTGATTTGGAACGAGCCATATTTGGCAAAGTTTATCCCGGGATTCTTTTCCCAGTAGAGGTCAACAAAATGATCAATTACTGGGTTTATGCACATGTCAACCAGGagtcaaagaagaaattgactcaatacagaaaaaaatggcGCGCTGAACTCGTTTTGAGTTGGTATGGAAAACTATACACGTTACCGGGGTTTAAAGAACAACATTTGACGAAAAAGGGCTTATTGGAATTTTTGGATTTAGATGCGCGTGAAAAGATTGATGATCTAATAGACTCATTGCTTTACAACTTATACATAAACTCGACATTTAGTAATTTGAAAGAGTTTGGAAAATGTTTGCATGAAGGAAACAATGATTTAACTGGTGTTGTGGAGAAAAGGTTACGATTTCATCGTGACCTACTACAACCTATTTATGACAAATATGAGTTGAAATGGAAAGAtgtaaattga
- the SEC11 gene encoding Signal peptidase complex catalytic subunit (MEROPS:MER0000602), which translates to MNIRQQLTQLLTLGYVFASAFMLWKTLSVVANSHSPIVVVLSGSMEPAFQRGDILFLWNRDEKQKVGDIVVYEIEGKTIPIVHRVLREHHNSEKQLLLTKGDNNAVDDLSLYAKKQSYLNRKNDLVGTVKGYLPFIGYVTILISENQYFKFGLLGLLGLSSLFSNE; encoded by the coding sequence ATGAACATTCGTCAACAATTGACGCAGCTATTGACTTTGGGCTATGTTTTTGCCTCGGCGTTCATGCTATGGAAGACATTGTCGGTAGTCGCAAATCTGCACTCAcccattgttgttgtgttaTCGGGATCGATGGAGCCTGCGTTTCAAAGAGGAGATATCTTATTCTTGTGGAACAGagatgaaaaacaaaaggtgGGCGATATAGTCGTTTATGAGATTGAGGGAAAGACCATTCCCATAGTGCATAGAGTGTTAAGGGAACACCATAATCTGGAGAAACAATTGCTATTGACAAAGGGTGATAACAATGCTGTTGACGATTTGTCATTGTATGCTAAGAAGCAAAGCTATTTGAATAGAAAGAATGACTTGGTGGGTACTGTTAAAGGGTATCTTCCATTTATTGGCTATGTGACAATCTTGATCAGTGAAAATCAGTATTTCAAGTTTGGTCTTCTCGGCTTACTCGGTCTTTCTTCACTATTTAGCAATGAGTAG